The Malus domestica chromosome 10, GDT2T_hap1 genome contains a region encoding:
- the LOC103445811 gene encoding auxin-responsive protein SAUR72, which produces MKQLIRRLSRVADSSQYCLLRSPADASAPPRRNESFRVKLRRRRSSAGEQVAPEGHVPVYVGDEMERFVVSAELLNHPVFVELLNKSAQEYGYEQKGVLRIPCHVIVFERVLEALRLGQAPSCDLHDLLNSNSVDLRSL; this is translated from the coding sequence ATGAAGCAGCTGATCCGCCGGCTCTCCCGCGTCGCCGACTCATCGCAGTACTGCCTCCTGCGCTCCCCGGCCGACGCCTCCGCCCCCCCGCGCAGAAACGAGTCCTTCCGTGTAAAGCTCCGGCGCCGGAGATCCTCCGCTGGCGAGCAGGTGGCCCCCGAGGGCCACGTCCCGGTCTACGTCGGCGACGAGATGGAGCGGTTCGTGGTCAGTGCCGAGCTCCTGAACCACCCGGTCTTCGTCGAGCTCCTCAACAAGTCGGCACAGGAGTACGGCTACGAGCAGAAGGGAGTCCTCCGGATCCCATGCCACGTGATCGTCTTCGAGCGCGTGCTCGAGGCGCTCCGCCTCGGACAGGCCCCGTCGTGCGACCTGCACGACCTCCTCAACTCGAACTCCGTCGACCTGAGATCCTTGTAG